A genomic window from Synechococcus sp. CBW1107 includes:
- a CDS encoding class I SAM-dependent methyltransferase, with protein sequence MLIGSENYRESITAEGCLSRHRAVLMLLERLYGSPQGLAGERVYLAEALSGFARRLQQWVPDVVLSEYLEGATESFSDGVRHEDLCALSFADAAFDLVITNELFEHVHSLDAALGEIARVLKPGGRMICTFPFAYGQHEQIRKAVRHPDDGRVELLAELELHGDPIRPQQGSMVYQVSGWSILDQARTLGFTWACMHAIASWKHGVLGGEIPVIFVMEAER encoded by the coding sequence TTGCTGATCGGATCTGAGAACTATCGCGAATCGATCACGGCTGAAGGCTGCCTGAGCCGGCATCGTGCCGTGTTGATGCTGCTGGAGAGGCTCTACGGCAGCCCCCAGGGCCTGGCTGGCGAGAGGGTCTACCTTGCCGAGGCGCTCTCCGGATTCGCGCGGCGGCTGCAGCAGTGGGTGCCCGATGTGGTGCTGAGTGAATATCTCGAGGGTGCAACCGAAAGCTTCAGCGATGGTGTGCGCCACGAAGATCTCTGCGCCCTCAGCTTTGCGGACGCCGCCTTCGACCTCGTGATCACCAACGAACTCTTCGAGCACGTGCATTCTCTGGATGCCGCATTGGGGGAGATCGCACGGGTGCTGAAGCCTGGCGGCAGGATGATCTGCACCTTCCCATTCGCCTACGGCCAGCACGAGCAGATCCGCAAGGCGGTGCGTCATCCGGACGACGGCCGGGTGGAGCTGCTCGCTGAACTGGAGCTGCATGGCGACCCGATCCGGCCCCAGCAGGGATCGATGGTGTATCAGGTGTCGGGCTGGTCGATCCTCGACCAGGCCCGGACGCTGGGCTTCACGTGGGCCTGCATGCATGCCATCGCCAGCTGGAAGCACGGCGTGCTGGGCGGCGAGATCCCGGTGATTTTCGTGATGGAAGCGGAGCGCTGA
- a CDS encoding beta-1,6-N-acetylglucosaminyltransferase — protein sequence MIHYAIQDHGAGAALPLMVRLLDGPGVSIDISFDAADGALETVSAALGTRGPALSLRRSPSISWSGIGFHTQMIDAMQRALHLPGWTYFINASGSCLPLRSPAWTQQLLEEQAAQGWLGFCDCYRLGKPLAWISSQTEPATLKRCFGHEIYGRARLLVDPCLQEMVEEKRLDPARNIGQRVGLMYTEVEKNTYWVRPLSPAELEERARFLAEQPLRYGRSWLVLHRSIVEWLLESTILERTLEFMAGCFCADELIFAMTLYSPENPFLAAMCPDNLRHRQGGPQRIPLEEIPAILATGDRLMARKISAADYSAAAELVRRFNADPVPPRREDHSLLSDD from the coding sequence ATGATCCACTACGCCATCCAGGACCACGGCGCGGGTGCGGCCCTGCCCCTGATGGTGAGGCTTCTGGACGGGCCAGGCGTCTCGATCGACATCAGCTTCGATGCCGCGGATGGGGCGCTGGAGACGGTGAGCGCGGCGCTGGGAACCCGGGGACCAGCCCTGAGCCTGCGGCGCTCGCCCTCCATCTCCTGGTCGGGGATTGGGTTTCACACCCAGATGATCGACGCCATGCAGCGGGCCTTGCATCTGCCCGGCTGGACCTACTTCATCAATGCCTCCGGCAGTTGCCTGCCCCTCCGAAGCCCTGCCTGGACGCAACAGCTACTCGAGGAGCAGGCGGCCCAGGGATGGCTGGGCTTCTGCGACTGCTACCGGCTGGGCAAGCCGCTGGCCTGGATCTCCAGCCAGACGGAACCGGCGACCCTGAAGCGGTGCTTCGGCCACGAGATCTACGGGCGGGCGCGGCTGCTGGTGGATCCCTGCCTGCAGGAGATGGTGGAGGAGAAGCGGCTGGATCCGGCCCGGAACATCGGCCAGCGGGTAGGGCTGATGTACACCGAAGTGGAGAAGAACACCTACTGGGTGCGGCCGCTCAGCCCCGCTGAACTGGAGGAGCGGGCGCGGTTCCTGGCGGAGCAGCCGTTGCGCTACGGCCGCAGCTGGCTGGTGCTGCACCGCTCGATCGTGGAGTGGCTGCTGGAGTCGACCATCCTGGAGCGGACGCTGGAGTTCATGGCGGGCTGCTTCTGCGCCGACGAACTGATCTTCGCGATGACCCTGTACAGCCCTGAGAATCCCTTTCTGGCCGCGATGTGTCCGGACAATCTGCGCCACCGGCAGGGGGGGCCGCAACGGATCCCGCTCGAGGAGATCCCGGCGATCCTTGCCACGGGCGACCGTCTGATGGCGCGCAAGATCTCTGCGGCCGACTATTCCGCCGCCGCCGAGCTGGTGCGGCGGTTCAACGCTGATCCCGTGCCGCCCCGACGTGAAGACCATTCCTTATTGTCTGACGATTAA
- the rfbF gene encoding glucose-1-phosphate cytidylyltransferase — MKAVILAGGLGTRISEETHLKPKPMIEVGGKPILWHILKIYSHYGIHDFIICCGYKGYVIKEYFANYFLHTSDVTFDMSDNSMLVHSRKAEPWKVTLVDTGDSTLTGGRLARVRDYLTDDEPFCFTYGDGVSDVNIGRLLAHHRREGRKATLTAVQPPGRFGTLAFERGRVIRFEEKPQGDGYWINGGFFVLDPSVIDLVDGDQCTWEQQPLKTLAETGQLTAYHHEGFWQPMDTLRDKTLLEDLWQAGKAPWKVWN, encoded by the coding sequence GTGAAAGCAGTAATCCTTGCGGGCGGCCTCGGCACGCGGATCTCGGAGGAAACCCACCTCAAACCAAAGCCGATGATAGAAGTGGGCGGCAAGCCTATTTTATGGCACATCCTGAAGATCTACAGCCATTACGGCATCCACGATTTCATCATCTGCTGTGGCTACAAAGGATACGTTATTAAGGAGTATTTCGCAAACTATTTTCTGCACACGAGCGATGTCACTTTTGACATGAGTGATAATTCAATGTTGGTGCATTCGCGCAAGGCAGAGCCTTGGAAGGTGACGCTGGTCGACACCGGCGATTCCACCCTCACAGGCGGCCGCCTGGCTCGGGTACGCGACTACCTCACTGACGACGAGCCCTTCTGCTTCACCTACGGCGACGGCGTTTCTGACGTTAATATTGGTAGGTTGCTAGCTCACCACCGGCGCGAAGGCCGCAAGGCGACACTCACCGCCGTGCAGCCGCCCGGGCGCTTTGGCACGCTGGCGTTCGAGCGGGGTCGAGTGATTCGCTTCGAGGAGAAGCCCCAGGGAGACGGCTACTGGATCAACGGCGGGTTCTTCGTGCTTGATCCCTCCGTGATCGATCTGGTGGACGGCGATCAGTGCACCTGGGAACAGCAGCCACTAAAGACGCTGGCAGAAACTGGGCAGCTGACGGCTTACCACCACGAGGGCTTCTGGCAGCCGATGGACACCCTGCGGGACAAGACGCTGCTCGAGGATCTCTGGCAGGCCGGCAAGGCGCCATGGAAGGTCTGGAACTGA
- a CDS encoding class I SAM-dependent methyltransferase → MPPLPTTQRPELMPNEAVLALHDLQHTYGSFSEFQEHLAELLQQGKQLKECLEMVRLLGILEPLSGEHILPESIRLQGPNYRESLIANGLLSRNRAALQVLEQLYGSLETLAQQDIYLVEALTGFALWLRRQLGEERLVCSEFLEDAEVARGDIPHQDLCALSFADASFDLVLCNELFEHVRDLDQAFLEIARVLRPGGRLVATCPMAFGQWESILKARLNTRSGRTELLEKAEFHGDPIRPKEGSLVYRIPGWELTEQLQQAGFHNAVIHHLASWKHGILGSDLPGVLVIDAQR, encoded by the coding sequence ATGCCCCCTTTGCCCACCACCCAGCGGCCTGAGCTGATGCCCAACGAGGCGGTGCTGGCCCTGCACGATCTGCAGCACACCTACGGCAGCTTCTCCGAATTCCAGGAACATCTGGCCGAGCTGCTCCAGCAAGGCAAGCAGCTGAAGGAATGCCTTGAGATGGTGCGCCTGCTGGGCATCCTTGAGCCCTTGAGCGGAGAGCACATCCTGCCGGAATCGATCCGCCTGCAGGGGCCGAACTACCGCGAATCCCTGATCGCCAATGGGCTGCTGAGCCGCAATCGGGCCGCCCTGCAGGTGCTGGAGCAGCTCTACGGCAGCCTCGAGACTCTCGCCCAGCAGGATATCTACCTTGTTGAGGCCCTCACGGGCTTTGCCCTGTGGCTGCGGCGGCAGCTGGGGGAGGAGCGGCTGGTGTGCAGCGAATTTCTCGAGGATGCAGAGGTGGCGCGCGGCGACATCCCCCATCAGGACCTCTGCGCCCTCAGCTTCGCGGATGCCAGCTTCGATCTGGTGCTGTGCAATGAGCTGTTCGAGCATGTACGCGATCTCGACCAGGCCTTCCTCGAGATCGCCCGGGTGCTACGGCCCGGCGGCCGACTGGTTGCCACCTGCCCGATGGCCTTCGGGCAATGGGAATCGATCCTCAAGGCCCGGCTCAATACCCGCAGTGGCCGCACCGAACTGCTGGAGAAGGCTGAATTCCATGGGGATCCGATCCGGCCGAAGGAGGGTTCGCTGGTGTACAGGATCCCGGGCTGGGAACTCACCGAACAACTGCAGCAAGCGGGTTTCCACAACGCAGTGATTCACCACCTGGCCAGCTGGAAACACGGCATCCTCGGCTCGGATCTGCCGGGCGTTCTGGTGATCGACGCCCAGCGCTAG
- a CDS encoding glycosyltransferase family 2 protein, with protein MSGCALAIRRELWQQLEGFDPRYRPAYAEDTDLCLRVRQAGRAVWVQPEARVLHLEGLSHSRSTEQGLKTHQLRNLEQLQQQWQHTLDTEQPPAGHPWLLAADRRLLGRPLALLLQPSAEVIHTCRQQGYGVLALGESPQADVLGLPLGWRNLERWLLEQLPETGGPEVVLVGAPEGAAGEVAMRLQQARPQWLLVARAVELSLQPDAMRLPALPGWDREDLRILASSSGLHADGWLETPSRLVIQLLGEGERTKSLRLGVYLPEQELQEGDSTLLIELESAGVALSCVLQAGLNSVVVKRPVPSAQGRVVISLTSQTLVRPGNPSDQRRLMAVLTDLEPCQANADTVAPAVGHPVA; from the coding sequence GTGAGCGGGTGCGCTCTGGCGATCCGGCGGGAGCTGTGGCAGCAGCTGGAAGGCTTCGATCCGCGTTACCGGCCGGCCTACGCGGAAGACACCGACCTCTGCCTGCGGGTGCGCCAGGCGGGACGAGCGGTGTGGGTACAGCCTGAGGCGCGGGTGTTGCACCTGGAGGGACTGAGCCACTCGCGCAGCACCGAGCAGGGCCTCAAGACCCACCAGCTGCGCAACCTGGAGCAGCTGCAGCAGCAGTGGCAGCACACCCTGGATACGGAGCAACCACCGGCAGGCCACCCCTGGCTGCTGGCGGCGGATCGGAGGCTTCTGGGCCGGCCGCTGGCGCTGCTGCTACAACCCAGTGCCGAGGTGATTCACACCTGCCGGCAGCAGGGCTATGGGGTGCTGGCGCTGGGGGAAAGCCCGCAGGCGGATGTGCTCGGCCTGCCACTGGGCTGGCGGAATCTGGAGCGCTGGCTGCTGGAGCAGCTGCCCGAGACGGGTGGGCCGGAGGTGGTGCTGGTGGGAGCGCCGGAGGGCGCGGCCGGAGAGGTGGCGATGCGTCTGCAGCAGGCCCGGCCCCAGTGGTTGCTGGTGGCTAGGGCGGTCGAGCTATCACTGCAACCAGACGCGATGCGGCTGCCAGCCCTACCGGGTTGGGACCGGGAAGATTTACGGATTCTGGCCAGCTCCAGCGGCCTGCACGCCGATGGCTGGCTGGAGACGCCGAGCCGGCTGGTGATTCAACTGCTGGGGGAAGGGGAGCGGACCAAATCCCTGCGGCTTGGGGTCTATCTGCCTGAGCAGGAGCTGCAGGAGGGAGATTCCACTCTTTTGATTGAGCTGGAATCCGCTGGAGTCGCCCTCAGCTGCGTTCTACAGGCTGGCCTGAACTCTGTTGTGGTGAAGCGTCCCGTGCCATCGGCTCAAGGCAGGGTGGTCATCAGCTTGACCAGCCAGACCCTGGTGCGGCCGGGCAATCCGAGCGACCAACGTCGGTTGATGGCCGTGCTGACGGATCTGGAGCCTTGCCAGGCCAATGCCGATACGGTGGCACCTGCGGTGGGGCATCCGGTTGCATGA
- a CDS encoding glycosyltransferase, translating to MGRDPLAWQPLLRHWTRCLGEGDAAVAELGDLAAIEGLDLAGLLPGGPGWADVQRCLRHDPEGAFRCLYYGLALRGLEAMPAPEQLVPADSSETPQISVLIPVHNQWPLTLNCLRSLVVAANTVRFEVILADDASSDATTQLGRQLPWLRIWRSERNQGFLETCNGAAALARGELLLLLNNDVLVGDLALDRLSETFARHPEAGVVGAAAWSADGRPQEVGGIVWADGQVWNHGRNAPPEHGFALTYERDAIT from the coding sequence ATGGGTCGAGACCCGCTGGCCTGGCAACCGCTGCTGCGCCACTGGACACGCTGCCTGGGCGAAGGCGATGCCGCCGTGGCCGAACTTGGCGACCTGGCAGCGATCGAGGGGCTGGATCTGGCGGGGCTGCTGCCGGGAGGGCCTGGCTGGGCTGATGTGCAGCGTTGCCTGCGCCATGACCCGGAGGGCGCCTTCCGCTGCCTCTACTACGGCCTGGCGCTGCGGGGGCTGGAAGCCATGCCAGCGCCGGAGCAACTGGTGCCGGCCGACAGCAGCGAAACACCGCAAATCAGCGTGTTGATCCCGGTGCACAACCAGTGGCCGCTGACGCTCAACTGTCTGCGCAGCCTGGTGGTGGCGGCCAACACCGTGCGCTTCGAAGTGATCCTGGCCGATGATGCCTCCAGCGATGCCACCACCCAGCTGGGGCGGCAGCTGCCCTGGCTGCGGATCTGGCGCAGCGAACGGAACCAGGGTTTTCTGGAGACGTGCAATGGCGCGGCGGCGCTGGCGCGGGGGGAGCTGCTGCTGCTGCTCAACAACGACGTGCTGGTGGGCGACCTCGCACTTGACCGCTTGTCGGAGACGTTTGCACGCCACCCCGAGGCGGGTGTGGTGGGGGCGGCGGCCTGGAGCGCCGATGGCCGGCCCCAGGAGGTGGGCGGCATCGTGTGGGCCGATGGCCAGGTGTGGAACCACGGCCGCAACGCACCGCCCGAGCACGGCTTTGCCCTGACCTATGAGCGGGATGCGATTACGTGA
- a CDS encoding IS256 family transposase, with translation MPKTHAAVPELASLLDGSSAGELIPELARHGLQQLIELELAAFLGADWHERTEERLGHRNGYRPRTLTTQVGDLALQIPKLRAGSFLPSILEPRRRVDQALYAVIMEAYIGGVSTRKVDALVAALGSQSGISKSQVSRICQEIDQQVQAFLGRPLESSGYAYVYLDATYLKGRLGKAQQVCSRAVVVAMGVNEDGRRELLGLKVGDSESEPFWAEFIAHLKERGLAGVKLVISDAHSGLTKAIRRQLQGSVWQRCRVHFARNLLQCVPKAHQGMVTAALRSVFAQESAEEIESRWDDLAASLAERFPKAAALMHEAKEDVLAFRHFPKDHWRKIWSTNLLERVNEEIKRRTRVVGIFPNDASITRLVGAVLLEQHEHWQLEGRRMFSAESMATIPELDAIPALQALST, from the coding sequence ATGCCCAAGACCCATGCTGCCGTACCTGAGCTGGCCTCGCTACTCGATGGCAGCAGTGCCGGGGAGCTGATCCCTGAACTGGCACGCCACGGCCTGCAGCAGCTGATCGAGCTGGAGCTCGCTGCCTTCCTCGGTGCGGACTGGCACGAGCGCACCGAGGAGCGGCTCGGCCACCGCAACGGCTACCGGCCTCGCACCCTGACCACCCAGGTGGGGGATCTGGCACTGCAGATCCCGAAACTGCGCGCGGGCAGCTTCCTCCCCTCGATCCTCGAACCCCGCCGCCGGGTTGATCAGGCCCTGTACGCGGTGATCATGGAGGCTTACATCGGTGGGGTCTCGACCCGCAAGGTCGATGCCCTGGTGGCGGCGCTCGGCTCCCAGAGCGGCATCTCCAAGTCGCAGGTGAGTCGCATCTGTCAGGAGATCGACCAGCAGGTGCAGGCGTTCCTGGGCCGGCCGCTGGAGAGCAGCGGCTACGCCTACGTCTACCTCGATGCCACCTACCTCAAGGGGCGGCTGGGCAAGGCTCAGCAGGTCTGCTCCCGCGCCGTCGTCGTCGCCATGGGGGTGAACGAGGACGGGCGCCGGGAGTTGCTGGGCCTCAAGGTGGGCGACAGCGAGAGCGAGCCCTTCTGGGCGGAGTTCATCGCCCACCTCAAGGAGCGAGGCCTCGCTGGCGTCAAGCTGGTGATCTCTGACGCCCACAGCGGACTCACCAAGGCCATCCGACGGCAGCTGCAGGGCAGCGTCTGGCAGCGCTGCCGGGTCCACTTTGCCCGCAACCTGCTGCAGTGCGTTCCCAAGGCTCACCAGGGCATGGTCACCGCCGCCCTGCGCAGCGTGTTCGCTCAGGAGAGCGCGGAAGAGATCGAGTCCCGCTGGGATGATCTGGCGGCCTCGCTGGCGGAGCGCTTCCCCAAGGCCGCTGCGCTGATGCATGAGGCCAAGGAGGACGTGCTGGCGTTCCGCCACTTCCCCAAGGACCACTGGCGCAAGATCTGGAGCACCAACCTGCTCGAGCGGGTCAACGAGGAAATCAAACGCCGCACCAGGGTCGTCGGCATCTTCCCCAACGACGCGTCGATCACCCGCCTGGTGGGCGCGGTACTGCTGGAGCAGCACGAGCACTGGCAGCTGGAGGGCCGGCGCATGTTCTCAGCCGAGAGCATGGCGACCATCCCGGAGCTGGATGCCATCCCTGCTCTCCAGGCCCTCAGCACCTGA
- the rfbG gene encoding CDP-glucose 4,6-dehydratase, with amino-acid sequence MEEKGFRRPDAAFWRGRRVLLTGHTGFKGSWLAFWLVELGAEVTGVALPPEPGPSLFKALGLASRLNHRIGDIRDPAVLHQAVEACRPEVVLHLAAQPLVRRSYSEPVSTWETNVMGTIHLLQALRPLPAPCTAVLITTDKVYRNNEWLYGYRENDPLGGHDPYSSSKAAAELAIASWRNSFCGDQPHQTPHLRVASARAGNVIGGGDWAADRIVPDAMRALAEDRPIGVRNPSATRPWQHVLEPLGGYLRLAEQLASAADPAPLATAFNFGPQLEANRSVRELVEESLRHWPGSWEDQSDPSSPHEANLLNLVIDRAHHQLGWAPRWSFATTIERTVRWYRQVYEAGSDALACCQDDLTHYLNSFPS; translated from the coding sequence ATGGAAGAGAAAGGTTTTCGCAGACCAGATGCGGCCTTCTGGCGAGGGCGCAGAGTTCTGCTTACCGGGCACACCGGATTCAAGGGAAGCTGGTTGGCATTTTGGCTTGTCGAGCTGGGGGCAGAGGTCACTGGCGTGGCCCTCCCGCCTGAGCCCGGCCCCAGCCTGTTTAAGGCCTTAGGTCTGGCCAGCCGGCTAAACCACCGGATCGGGGACATCCGCGACCCGGCGGTGCTGCACCAGGCAGTGGAGGCGTGCAGGCCCGAGGTCGTGCTTCACCTCGCCGCCCAGCCGTTGGTGAGGCGCAGCTACAGCGAGCCTGTCTCAACCTGGGAGACCAACGTGATGGGCACGATCCACCTGCTCCAGGCGCTGCGGCCGCTTCCCGCCCCCTGCACGGCGGTCCTGATCACCACCGACAAGGTGTACCGCAACAACGAGTGGCTCTACGGCTATCGGGAGAACGATCCCCTCGGAGGCCACGATCCCTACAGCAGCAGCAAGGCAGCGGCGGAGCTGGCGATCGCCTCCTGGCGCAACAGCTTCTGCGGGGACCAGCCCCACCAAACACCGCACCTCCGCGTTGCGAGTGCCCGGGCCGGCAACGTGATCGGAGGCGGCGACTGGGCGGCCGACCGGATCGTGCCGGACGCGATGCGGGCCCTGGCGGAGGATCGACCGATCGGCGTGCGGAATCCCTCGGCGACCCGCCCCTGGCAGCACGTGCTCGAACCTCTCGGCGGCTACCTACGCCTCGCCGAGCAGCTGGCCTCCGCCGCTGATCCCGCACCGCTGGCCACTGCCTTCAACTTTGGCCCCCAGCTAGAGGCCAACCGCAGCGTGCGGGAGCTGGTGGAGGAATCGCTGCGCCACTGGCCGGGCAGCTGGGAGGACCAGAGCGATCCCAGCAGCCCACATGAGGCGAACCTGCTCAACCTCGTGATCGACAGAGCCCACCATCAGCTCGGCTGGGCGCCACGCTGGAGCTTCGCCACTACAATCGAGCGCACCGTGCGCTGGTACCGGCAGGTGTATGAAGCCGGGTCTGATGCCCTCGCCTGCTGCCAGGACGACCTGACCCACTACCTGAACTCCTTCCCCTCGTGA
- a CDS encoding glycosyltransferase: MPRPDLGQQGLPLNCGFAFPGRSGMEIPPRSTGLVLRALVQGDPAVELPGSPLRLDDDRYPALEQLSRRAAGGTVRLEALNGPFVVGWAPHGQELELRVDGVPAGRVSARPDGQFHLPLPPASCDGRPHHLAIHDSEGLLRAESLEITPFQLTPWSALQDHGRAPFPDQLNPLAREHLRSLTTWLHWADAHGTPLPADLPLLQRLLSAPIGPPANAAPGEEAGPRGVPVARQPIHLPLSPEPLVSVVVPAHNQYAVTRRCLAALAYAPTRVPFELIVVDDGSSDGTAEALSREAPGVQVVRHDYARGFNQACHSGVAAARGTFIVLLNNDTEPCALWLEELLEPFQRWPDTGMTGSQLLYPDGRLQEAGGIVWGNGEPWNYGRGRNPHAPGVSYTRQVDYVSGSALALRRELWGQLGGFSPEFSPAYYEDTDLAFKVRQAGLVVRYAPLSRVIHHEGLSCGTDPDPETSEGLKRFQTLHGPTFQRKWQHAFEGETEPSFEAAERIKDRGILGRALFIDHATPRPDRDAGSHAALAEMDLVQALGYKITFLPANLAWLGTYTEELQRRGIEVIHAPFVLSLDQFLRERGREFDFIYLTRYTTVRDSLPLLKEHAPQARLIFCNADLHYLRELRQAQSAGLSGEQAEAALASVRETRRQEIEAMAGVDLTLTYSEIEQAVIAAETLGQAATALCPWVVEPLEQPSPLESRSGITFLGSYQHPPNQDAVESFLGDVWPLLNERLPDLEFHLYGSGLGPELQERWQAIQGVRVHGWVTDASTVYERHRVFIAPLRSGAGIKGKVIAALAHGIPQVLSPVAAEATGLRHGAEAFIAREPEAWCTAITDLIVDDDLWSRTSEAARDHARAHFSRSHGLDLMAAALQRLSLPCRR; encoded by the coding sequence ATGCCGCGCCCGGATCTCGGCCAGCAGGGCCTGCCCCTCAATTGCGGCTTCGCCTTCCCTGGCCGCAGCGGCATGGAGATCCCCCCCCGCTCCACCGGCCTCGTGCTGCGCGCCCTGGTGCAGGGGGATCCCGCCGTGGAGCTGCCCGGCAGCCCCCTGCGCCTCGATGACGACCGCTACCCAGCCCTGGAGCAGTTGAGCCGCCGCGCCGCCGGTGGAACCGTGCGCCTCGAGGCCCTCAACGGCCCCTTCGTGGTGGGCTGGGCCCCCCACGGCCAGGAGCTGGAGCTGCGCGTTGATGGCGTGCCCGCCGGCCGCGTCAGCGCCAGGCCCGACGGGCAGTTCCATCTGCCCCTGCCCCCCGCCAGCTGCGATGGCCGCCCCCACCATCTCGCCATCCACGACAGCGAGGGGCTGCTGCGGGCTGAGAGCCTCGAGATCACCCCCTTTCAGCTCACCCCCTGGTCGGCCCTGCAGGACCATGGCCGGGCTCCCTTTCCCGACCAGCTCAACCCCCTGGCCCGGGAGCATCTGCGCAGCCTCACCACCTGGCTGCACTGGGCCGACGCCCACGGCACCCCACTCCCGGCCGACCTGCCCCTGCTGCAGCGGCTGCTGAGCGCACCCATCGGTCCCCCCGCCAACGCCGCCCCCGGCGAGGAGGCCGGGCCCCGTGGCGTGCCGGTGGCCCGCCAGCCGATCCACCTGCCGCTCAGCCCCGAGCCCCTGGTGTCGGTGGTGGTGCCGGCCCACAACCAGTACGCCGTCACGCGCCGCTGCCTCGCCGCCCTCGCCTATGCACCAACCCGCGTGCCCTTCGAGCTGATCGTCGTCGACGACGGCTCCTCCGACGGCACCGCCGAAGCCCTGAGCCGGGAGGCACCAGGCGTGCAGGTGGTCCGCCACGACTACGCCCGCGGCTTCAACCAGGCCTGCCACAGCGGCGTGGCCGCCGCCCGAGGCACGTTCATCGTGCTGCTCAACAACGACACCGAGCCCTGTGCCCTCTGGCTCGAGGAGCTGCTCGAACCGTTCCAGCGCTGGCCGGACACCGGCATGACCGGCTCCCAGCTGCTCTATCCCGACGGACGGCTGCAGGAGGCCGGCGGCATCGTCTGGGGGAACGGCGAACCCTGGAACTACGGGCGGGGCCGCAATCCCCATGCCCCCGGCGTGAGCTACACCCGCCAGGTGGATTACGTGAGTGGTTCCGCCCTGGCCCTGCGCCGGGAGCTCTGGGGGCAGCTGGGCGGCTTCAGCCCCGAGTTCTCCCCCGCCTACTACGAGGACACCGACCTGGCCTTCAAGGTGCGTCAGGCCGGCCTGGTGGTGCGCTACGCCCCCCTCTCCCGGGTGATCCACCACGAGGGCCTCAGCTGTGGCACCGACCCCGACCCCGAGACCAGTGAGGGCCTCAAGCGCTTCCAGACCCTGCACGGGCCCACCTTCCAGCGCAAGTGGCAGCACGCCTTCGAGGGGGAGACGGAGCCCTCCTTCGAGGCCGCCGAGCGGATCAAGGACCGGGGCATCCTCGGCCGTGCCCTCTTCATCGATCACGCCACCCCCCGCCCCGACCGCGACGCCGGCAGCCATGCCGCCCTCGCCGAGATGGACCTGGTCCAGGCCCTCGGCTACAAGATCACCTTCCTGCCGGCCAACCTGGCCTGGCTCGGCACCTACACCGAGGAGCTGCAGCGCCGCGGCATCGAGGTGATCCATGCCCCCTTCGTGCTCTCCCTCGACCAGTTCCTCAGGGAGCGCGGCCGCGAATTCGACTTCATCTATCTCACCCGCTACACCACCGTGCGCGACAGCCTGCCCCTGCTCAAGGAGCATGCCCCCCAGGCCCGGCTGATCTTCTGCAACGCCGACCTCCACTACCTGCGCGAGCTGCGCCAGGCCCAGAGCGCCGGACTCAGCGGCGAACAGGCCGAAGCCGCCCTGGCCTCCGTGCGCGAAACCCGCCGCCAGGAGATCGAGGCCATGGCCGGGGTTGACCTCACCCTCACCTACAGCGAAATCGAGCAGGCGGTGATCGCCGCCGAGACCCTCGGCCAGGCCGCCACCGCCCTCTGCCCCTGGGTGGTGGAGCCGCTGGAGCAGCCGTCACCCCTGGAGAGCCGCAGCGGCATCACCTTCCTTGGTAGCTACCAGCACCCACCCAACCAGGACGCCGTGGAAAGCTTCCTCGGAGATGTCTGGCCCCTGCTGAACGAGCGTCTGCCCGATCTCGAGTTCCATCTCTATGGCAGCGGGCTCGGCCCGGAGCTGCAGGAGAGGTGGCAGGCCATCCAGGGCGTGCGCGTGCACGGCTGGGTCACCGACGCCAGCACGGTCTACGAGCGCCACCGCGTCTTCATCGCGCCGCTGCGCTCCGGCGCCGGCATCAAGGGCAAGGTGATCGCCGCCCTGGCCCACGGCATTCCCCAGGTGCTCAGCCCCGTGGCCGCCGAAGCCACCGGGCTGCGCCACGGCGCCGAGGCCTTCATCGCCCGCGAGCCCGAGGCCTGGTGCACGGCCATCACCGATCTGATCGTCGACGACGACCTCTGGAGCCGCACCAGCGAGGCCGCCCGGGACCACGCCCGGGCCCACTTCTCCCGCAGCCATGGCCTCGATCTGATGGCCGCCGCGCTCCAGCGTCTCTCCCTGCCCTGCCGGCGATGA